A region of Papilio machaon chromosome 14, ilPapMach1.1, whole genome shotgun sequence DNA encodes the following proteins:
- the LOC106720812 gene encoding uncharacterized protein LOC106720812, producing the protein MAKGTKTIPIVKPCRTLAAGEEFLCTDNDRALYAEPTCLEQLITFKNISNCQQRSILIENPKVQQVDDENWILYSRTETTVLQNCKDDITRFSVFGTYMMTLNEPCEIVVDNIKIYHHSAYSMNAEIEPMPIVSLPQLHSDIDTLSGAHALDIKDVNLDEIKYMSHALKNSELGELQAELAALDAEAASSRSSRSGSARISGERTERWVQSLGQPVCVGEDTVIRGIPAVGREQVIVPPPGHQAPLPATGSTASPFNSFFHQKQLSNVNRPSEAAMLCVGEDTVNRGIPVVGREQVMVPPPGHQAPLPATGSTASPINRFVLQKQFSNVTKASEAAVLTRPLISTELDQSSLLQAVADTAAAAKALATSHHIENISRLQNALRGAARDAVGSLLLATEDPNDIIRALEENFARPEIIVFKEVSALKNLPRLGNDLKELITITNKVRNSISSFKILEQVEYLHSPELFHAVLGKLNPVTKVRWTDFAMQDTTGRPKLEIMSDFLRRELDQLIRFGLSPESCSIQHSPQNSQVNKPYKRENIHIVTHSKPNSKVVSTQKPECAFCKKDHNIKSCSEFKALSVDERWVWLREVKACYRCLKRYSHQWKTCKVNPCGVDGCLLRHHPLLHGKQPASSINTAFDTQSAENDHSTTQHEPTSVEKVIISTTSTGVQEPSSILTMCPRIFLKILPVTVSGPSGSCNVYALLDDGSTATLIDSSIAAQIGATGPHQKITVNGIGGLSRNATISYVDFHIKGRHTRDTFLVKNARAMESLSLRPQTIRQETIASFAHLADLPCNVTYEDATPSVLIGAEHWHLSISSEVRCGGKNEPVACLTALGWVLYGIASSKTKLVEFVNHGVCIEPSDDEKLDSLIREQYKIDSLGISKKETLHSKADKRAVEILEKTARRLPTSGRFEVGMPWRDDIQRIPDSYPQAMSRFLSLERRMAKDADFAKAYDVFISNMIAKGYAEECAPESYYANHIKDKQSSFMRLYLLHFGVYHPQKRKLRVVHDAAATNEGVSLNSLLLPGPDLLQPLLGILFRFREGRIALTADIREMFPQVRIREQDRDALRYLWRSSRDQPIKEFRMTAVIFGACCSPFIAQFIKNKNACEHESLFPKAAHAILYNHYMDDYIDSLDDVQEAAQLAADIVTVHSDACFEIRGWISNDPSALKFIPADLRATQPSSEINVGSCSANNIRALGVLWNPTTDNLGFRSGLGETFPNPLTKRKVLCHLMRVYDPLGLLAPIVVKGRILFQQTWRSNVDWDTEFQPTEALRWSDWFQELSKVTSLEIPRWYSNSKNFEPTQRELHVFADASELAYACVAYWRLLYSDGSIELSLISSKARVTPLKPTSIPRLELQAALIASRLAVTIKDSHRKQPAHTFFWTDSMTVLQWLRSDARSFKPFVAHRLGEIIENSCVRDWRWVPTDLNVADDATRTRSINLDASHRWFRGPSFLFKSFEDWPTEPRYASPNTDELKTNSFELVGLTSFVEELPTPVTAIFANFSNWQRLLRATARVLQAAAKFGVILASFRNSKLKGEVVCARHPSASTTLPPLSADLIKAAERQILQRTQLESFSIEFLHVLNSKPIPPNSRLKKLSPALGEDKLLRLAGRIKAAEGIDPDTRFPILLDGRHPIVRLLVQFYHRKAGHANYELVVNELRQKYWLLRLRNTVRTVAKECLICRIRKSLPVNPKTGDLPPERLAHHRRPFTFTGLDYFGPISVTIGRRHEKRYVALFTCLTVRALHLEMVHSLSTDSAIMAIRRFIARRGSPDTIFSDNGTCFVGANRILREFYGENVEDFMSTQGIRWKFTPPAAPNFGGCWERLVRSVKVALNATLTERAPKEETLSSLLAEAEAIVNSRPLTHVSTDPDDPTTLTPFHFLIGSSSVQTLPTALNDHDLVSRSEWRKALRLADHFWSRWMREVLPTLQPREQPRGNRSSTALQEGDIVIIADSNLPRGTWPRGRVAKTYRGKDDVIRVVDVATAGGMLRRPVRKLVRLST; encoded by the exons GGCGAACTGCAGGCCGAACTTGCCGCTCTCGACGCGGAAGCCGCTTCAAGTCGCAGCAGTCGCAGTGGTTCGGCCAGGATCAGCGGAGAAAGAACAGAAAGATGGGTACAAAGTTTAGGACAGCCAGTTTGCGTTGGCGAAGATACAGTTATTAGAGGCATCCCCGCAGTAGGGCGCGAGCAAGTAATAGTTCCGCCTCCCGGCCACCAGGCACCTCTGCCGGCCACTGGGTCAACTGCATCCccttttaacagtttttttcaCCAGAAGCAACTTTCGAACGTCAATAGGCCGTCCGAGGCGGCCATGCTATGCGTTGGCGAAGATACAGTTAATAGAGGCATTCCCGTAGTAGGGCGCGAGCAAGTAATGGTTCCGCCTCCCGGCCACCAGGCACCTCTGCCGGCCACTGGGTCAACTGCATCCCCTATTAACCGTTTTGTTCTTCAGAAGCAATTTTCAAACGTCACAAAAGCGTCCGAGGCGGCCGTGTTAACGCGACCGCTCATATCCACGGAGCTTGATCAGAGTAGCCTGCTTCAAGCTGTTGCTGACACTGCAGCTGCGGCCAAGGCGCTTGCTACTTCGCACC atattgaaaatattagtagGTTACAAAATGCTCTTCGCGGCGCGGCCCGAGATGCAGTTGGGTCACTGTTGCTGGCTACAGAGGACCCAAACGATATAATTAGAGCTCTGGAGGAGAACTTCGCTCGCCCGGAAATTATAGTATTTAAGGAAGTCTCCGCTCTAAAAAATCTACCACGTTTGGGAAATGACTTGAAAGAGTTAATTACGATAACGAATAAGGTACGTAATTCTATatcttcttttaaaatactggaACAAGTTGAGTACTTGCACTCTCCAGAACTATTTCACGCCGTCTTAGGAAAATTAAACCCGGTTACTAAAGTAAGATGGACGGACTTCGCTATGCAAGATACTACAGGGCGTCCTAAATTGGAGATTATGTCTGATTTTTTGAGGCGCGAGTTAGATCAACTTATTCGGTTCGGTTTATCACCGGAATCTTGCTCAATCCAACATTCACCACAAAACTCTCAAGTAAACAAACCGTATAAACGGGAAAACATTCACATAGTTACACACTCTAAACCTAATTCTAAGGTGGTGTCTACTCAAAAGCCTGAATGCGCGTTTTGCAAAAAAGATCACAATATTAAGTCATGTTCCGAGTTCAAAGCCTTATCTGTTGATGAAAGGTGGGTATGGCTGCGTGAGGTAAAAGCGTGTTATAGATGTCTTAAGCGTTATTCACATCAATGGAAAACATGTAAAGTTAACCCTTGTGGTGTCGATGGGTGTTTATTACGTCATCATCCGTTACTGCATGGTAAACAACCCGCTTCTTCTATCAATACTGCGTTCGACACGCAATCCGCCGAAAATGATCATTCGACTACGCAGCACGAGCCTACATCTGTCGAAAAGGTAATAATTTCTACCACGTCTACAGGTGTTCAAGAACCCAGCTCTATCTTAACTATGTGCCCACGTATATTTCTGAAAATCTTACCTGTTACTGTCTCTGGTCCCTCAGGAAGTTGCAATGTTTACGCACTTCTCGACGACGGTAGCACTGCTACGCTCATCGACTCAAGTATTGCTGCTCAAATAGGTGCGACAGGGCCTCACCAGAAAATAACGGTCAATGGTATCGGTGGTCTTAGTAGAAACGCTACGATATCGTATGTAGATTTTCACATTAAGGGTAGGCACACACGAGACACATTTTTAGTGAAAAATGCGAGAGCTATGGAGTCTTTATCTCTGCGTCCTCAAACAATTAGGCAGGAAACTATTGCTTCTTTCGCACATTTAGCAGATTTACCTTGCAACGTAACTTACGAAGATGCTACTCCATCAGTTTTAATTGGGGCGGAGCATTGGCATTTGTCCATCAGCAGCGAGGTAAGGTGTGGTGGTAAGAATGAACCCGTTGCCTGTTTAACTGCCTTAGGCTGGGTGCTTTATGGAATCGCGAGcagtaaaactaaattagtggAGTTTGTTAACCACGGTGTGTGTATCGAACCTTCCGATGACGAGAAATTAGACTCTCTTATTAGGGAACAATACAAAATTGATTCATTAGGTATTTCTAAAAAAGAAACTCTACATTCTAAGGCAGATAAACGTGCAGTCGAGATCTTAGAAAAGACTGCTAGACGTCTCCCCACTTCTGGTCGATTTGAGGTTGGTATGCCGTGGCGTGACGATATACAGCGCATTCCCGACAGCTACCCTCAAGCCATGTCACGATTTTTAAGTCTAGAAAGGCGCATGGCTAAAGACGCTGACTTTGCAAAAGCATATGACGTGTTCATTTCAAACATGATAGCGAAAGGTTATGCAGAAGAATGTGCTCCTGAGTCATACTACGCCAACCACATTAAAGATAAACAATCTTCTTTTATGAGGCTATATTTACTCCATTTTGGCGTGTACCACCCTCAGAAACGTAAGCTTCGTGTAGTTCACGACGCCGCAGCCACGAATGAAGGCGTCAGCCTAAACTCTTTGTTGTTACCTGGCCCAGACCTGCTTCAGCCTTtgttaggtattttatttcgGTTTCGCGAGGGTCGTATTGCTCTCACTGCTGATATCCGGGAAATGTTCCCTCAAGTAAGGATCAGGGAGCAAGATAGGGACGCTCTCCGGTATCTCTGGAGGTCAAGCAGAGACCAACCAATAAAGGAGTTTAGGATGACAGCCGTCATTTTCGGTGCGTGCTGCAGTCCATTTATagcacaatttattaaaaataaaaacgcttGTGAGCACGAAAGTTTATTTCCTAAGGCAGCTCATGCTATTTTGTATAATCATTATATGGACGATTATATTGACTCTCTCGATGACGTTCAAGAGGCAGCACAACTGGCGGCAGATATTGTTACCGTACACAGCGATGCCTGCTTCGAAATACGGGGCTGGATTTCCAACGACCCATCAGCGCTGAAATTTATTCCTGCTGATCTTAGGGCCACTCAACCGTCGTCGGAAATCAATGTTGGCAGCTGCTCTGCAAATAATATTAGAGCATTAGGAGTATTGTGGAATCCCACAACAGATAATTTAGGGTTCCGTTCAGGGTTAGGTGAAACATTTCCGAACCCTCTCACAAAACGCAAAGTTCTTTGTCACCTCATGCGTGTGTACGACCCGTTAGGCTTATTAGCTCCAATAGTTGTAAAGGGTCGAATTTTATTCCAACAAACGTGGAGGTCTAATGTCGACTGGGACACCGAGTTCCAACCCACGGAAGCATTAAGGTGGTCTGATTGGTTTCAGGAGTTGTCAAAAGTTACTTCTTTGGAAATTCCACGTTGGTATTCTAACTCTAAAAACTTTGAACCAACTCAAAGGGAGTTACACGTTTTTGCTGATGCAAGTGAGCTCGCTTACGCATGTGTCGCTTATTGGCGTCTTTTGTACTCAGACGGCAGCATCGAGCTTTCTCTCATCTCTAGTAAGGCAAGAGTTACACCCTTGAAACCTACCTCTATCCCACGTTTAGAGCTCCAGGCCGCTTTAATAGCTTCTCGTCTCGCGGTCACCATTAAGGACAGTCATAGAAAACAACCGGCACATACCTTCTTTTGGACTGATTCTATGACAGTCCTTCAGTGGTTACGTAGTGACGCGCGCTCTTTTAAGCCTTTTGTTGCCCATCGTTTAGgcgaaattattgaaaactctTGCGTCAGAGACTGGCGATGGGTACCAACAGACTTGAATGTTGCCGATGACGCTACCAGAACGCGATCAATTAACCTCGACGCGTCCCACAGATGGTTCCGCGGACCatcttttctatttaaatccTTTGAGGACTGGCCTACAGAGCCGAGGTATGCCTCACCAAATACCGATGAACTCAAGACCAATAGTTTTGAGTTGGTCGGACTAACTTCCTTTGTCGAAGAGTTACCGACACCTGTCACAGCTATTTTTGCCAATTTTAGTAATTGGCAGCGCTTATTACGTGCCACAGCCCGGGTACTTCAAGCTGCGGCAAAGTTTGGTGTAATTTTGGCTTCCTTCAGAAATTCTAAATTGAAAGGCGAAGTTGTTTGTGCCCGCCATCCTTCAGCGTCCACTACCCTACCGCCTCTTAGTGCAGATTTAATAAAGGCCGCTGAAAGGCAAATTCTGCAACGAACACAGCTCGAGAGCTTTTCCATAGAATTTCTTCATGTCCTGAATTCGAAGCCTATTCCTCCGAACAGTCGTCTCAAAAAACTGTCACCCGCTTTGGGAGAGGACAAATTACTGCGGTTAGCCGGAAGAATTAAAGCCGCAGAAGGCATTGATCCTGACACACGCTTTCCCATCCTTCTTGACGGTCGTCACCCAATTGTACGTTTATTGGTACAATTTTATCATCGAAAAGCGGGTCACGCAAATTATGAACTAGTCGTGAACGAATTAAGACAAAAATACTGGTTGTTAAGGCTGAGGAACACAGTGAGAACAGTAGCTAAAGAGTGTCTGATCTGCAGAATTAGAAAGTCCTTGCCGGTGAACCCGAAAACAGGAGATCTGCCACCTGAAAGATTAGCTCACCATCGACGGCCCTTTACTTTTACGGGCCTGGACTACTTCGGCCCCATAAGCGTCACTATCGGGCGCAGGCATGAAAAACGTTATGTGGCTCTTTTCACCTGTTTAACTGTCAGAGCCCTTCACCTGGAGATGGTACATAGTCTATCTACTGACTCTGCCATCATGGCTATTAGAAGGTTCATTGCAAGACGGGGCTCTCCAGATACTATTTTTTCGGACAACGGAACCTGCTTTGTTGGTGCCAATCGCATTCTCAGAGAGTTCTACGGTGAAAATGTCGAAGATTTCATGAGCACTCAAGGAATACGCTGGAAGTTCACCCCACCAGCAGCACCTAATTTTGGAGGATGTTGGGAGCGCTTGGTGCGATCAGTTAAAGTAGCTCTGAACGCAACATTAACCGAACGAGCTCCAAAAGAAGAAACCCTAAGCAGTTTACTAGCCGAGGCAGAAGCCATTGTCAATTCACGTCCATTAACTCATGTATCTACAGATCCTGACGACCCGACAACACTCACACCATTTCATTTCTTAATCGGTTCTTCGTCCGTGCAGACCCTACCTACTGCCTTGAATGATCACGATTTGGTCAGCCGTTCTGAATGGAGGAAAGCATTGAGGCTAGCGGATCATTTTTGGTCACGTTGGATGCGCGAGGTTCTCCCGACACTACAACCACGTGAGCAGCCAAGAGGCAACCGCAGTTCAACAGCTCTTCAAGAGGGTGACATAGTGATCATAGCTGATTCTAACTTACCCCGTGGGACATGGCCACGAGGCCGTGTCGCGAAAACGTACCGTGGGAAAGATGATGTGATAAGGGTAGTGGACGTCGCAACAGCAGGGGGTATGCTACGCCGACCCGTACGAAAGCTGGTTAGGCTCTCCACCTAA